A single window of Eleginops maclovinus isolate JMC-PN-2008 ecotype Puerto Natales chromosome 19, JC_Emac_rtc_rv5, whole genome shotgun sequence DNA harbors:
- the atg9a gene encoding autophagy-related protein 9A, with protein sequence MAHFDTEYQRLEASYSDSPPGEENLLMHVPEGAKSHWHHIENLDLFFQRVYNLHQKNGFTCMLLGEIFELVQLLFVIGFTVFLANCVDYDILFANKFVNHTDSSKVTLPDAFLPVDVCSARIRDNAFVIFVLTISGVFWLHRLVKFLYNVCCYWEIRSFYINALKMTMSELPYATWQEVQARIVEIQKEHQICIHKKELTELDIYHRILRFKNYMVAMVNKSLLPVRFRLPALGESVFYTRGLKYNFELIFFWGPGSLFENEWSLKAEYKRGGNRLELADRLASRILWIGIANLLLCPVILVWQILYAFFSYTEVIKREPGSLGARCWSLYGRCYLRHFNELDHELMSRLSKGYKAASKYMNCFLSPLLTVVAKNVAFFAGSLLAVLIALTIYDEDVLAVEHVLSSITLLGVCITVCRSFIPDKHMVFCPEQLLRVILAHIHYMPDHWQGNAHRYETRDQFSQLFQYKAVFILEELISPVVTPIILIFCLRRKSLEIIDFFRNFTVEVIGVGDTCSFAQMDIRQHGHPAWMSEGKTEASIYQQAEDGKTELSLMHFAITNPQWQPSQETTHFISQLKERVHREATGGPSDTHPLSLSESEPRSLIANFLGGPSTLNSVHFSADGSLTNHAAAGLGNGASALRSLSPISSSLQLRGSLSAAHRPSGHTSTISKGMAGSGTDAWTVSSGSSAWEGQLTSLVLSEYASTEMSIHALYMHELHKQQSRGELSRHTWHRQESDESSDSIPDEVRSEPNPHSRHFPRSHTFPTTVPSPSAIPTSASAIVSTTRGQEGAASSHSSSSQRPFSRPTADSSVAGGRVVRSARGVPMGGWAEEGQAAPRHPEPLPEEGSEDDMPPHIHKVT encoded by the exons ATGGCGCACTTTGACACAGAGTACCAGCGCCTGGAGGCGTCCTACAGCGACTCTCCCCCCGGAGAGGAGAACCTGCTGATGCATGTGCCTGAAGGAGCCAAAT CACATTGGCATCACATAGAAAACCTGGACCTGTTTTTCCAAAGA GTCTATAATCTGCACCAGAAGAATGGATTCACCTGTATGCTGTTGGGAGAAATCTTTGAGTTGGT TCAGTTGCTGTTTGTGATTGGCTTCACAGTGTTCCTAGCTAACTGTGTGGACTATGACATACTCTTTGCCAACAAGTTCGTAAATCACACTGATTCATCTAAAGTCACTTTGCCTGATGCCTTCCTCCCAGTGGATGTTTGCAGTGCCCG TATCCGAGACAATGCATTTGTGATCTTTGTGCTGACAATCTCTGGAGTGTTTTGGCTTCACCGCCTGGTGAAATTCCTCTACAACGTCTGTTGTTACTGGGAGATCCGATCCTTCTACATCAACGCCCTCAAAATGACCATG tcaGAACTCCCTTATGCAACATGGCAGGAGGTTCAGGCCAGGATAGTGGAGATCCAGAAGGAGCACCAGATCTGCATTCATAAAAAAGAACTAACAGAGCTTGACATCTACCACCGCATCCTCCGCTTCAAAAACTACATG GTTGCCATGGTGAATAAATCACTCCTTCCTGTACGATTTCGACTTCCTGCTCTTGGGGAGTCTGTTTTCTACACCCGCGGTCTCAAATACAACTTTGAGCTCATTTTCTTCTGGGGGCCAG gtTCTCTGTTTGAGAATGAGTGGAGCCTGAAAGCAGAGTACAAGAGAGGAGGTAACCGACTTGAGCTGGCAGACAGGCTAGCATCCCGTATCCTGTGGATTGGGATTGCCAATCTGCTGCTGTGTCCAGTTATTCTGGTGTGGCAGATTCTCTACGCCTTCTTTAGTTACACAGAG GTGATCAAGCGAGAGCCTGGTTCTCTGGGAGCGAGATGCTGGTCTCTGTATGGTCGATGTTACTTGCGGCACTTTAATGAGTTGGACCATGAGCTCATGTCCCGTCTCAGCAAAGGCTACAAA GCTGCCTCCAAGTATATGAACTGTTTCCTCTCGCCGCTGCTGACGGTGGTTGCTAAAAATGTGGCGTTTTTTGCCGGGTCTCTTCTGGCTGTCCTTATTGCACTGACTATCTATGACGAGGACGTTCTGGCAGTGGAGCATGTTCTCTCATCCATCACACTGCTTGGAGTGTGTATCACAGTCTGCAG aTCATTTATCCCAGATAAGCACATGGTGTTTTGTCCTGAGCAGCTGTTGAGGGTTATCCTGGCTCATATCCACTACATGCCTGACCACTGGCAGGGCAATGCACATAGATATGAGACTCGAGACCAGTTCTCCCAGCTCTTCCAGTACAAAGCA GTGTTTATTCTGGAGGAGCTGATAAGTCCAGTGGTAACTCCCATTATCCTGATCTTCTGTCTGAGGAGGAAGTCTCTGGAGATCATTGATTTCTTCAGGAACTTCACTGTGGAAGTTATTGGGGTAGGAGACACGTGCTCCTTCGCCCAGATGGACATCAGGCAGCATGGACACCCTGCG TGGATGTCTGAGGGGAAGACAGAGGCATCTATCTACCAGCAGGCGGAAGACGGGAAGACAGAGTTGTCTCTGATGCACTTTGCCATCACAAACCCTCAGTGGCAGCCTTCGCAGGAGACAACACACTTCATCAGCCAGCTGAAAGAGCGAgttcacagagaagccacaggaGGTCCTTCAGATACACATCCGCTCTCACTGTCTGAGTCTGAG CCGAGGAGCCTCATTGCAAACTTCTTGGGGGGTCCGTCTACACTAAACTCCGTTCATTTCAGCGCAGATGGCTCTTTGACCAATCATGCAGCAGCTGGCTTAGGCAACGGGGCATCTGCCTTACGCTCCCTTTCCCCGATCAGCAGCAGCCTTCAGCTGAGGGGAAGCTTGAGTGCAGCTCACAGGCCTTCTGGTCACACTTCAACCATTAGCAAAGGAATGGCCGGCTCTGG GACGGATGCCTGGACTGTGAGCTCAGGCAGCAGTGCATGGGAAGGTCAGCTCACCAGTTTGGTCCTGTCAGAGTACGCCTCAACTGAGATGAGCATCCATGCACTCTACATGCATGAG CTTCACAAGCAGCAGTCCCGTGGCGAGCTGTCCCGTCACACATGGCACAGGCAGGAAAGTGACGAAAGCAGTGATAGCATCCCAGATGAAGTGAGGAGTGAACCCAACCCTCACTCCAGACACTTCCCTCGCTCACACACTTTCCCTACCACAGTTCCCAGTCCCAGTGCCATTCCTACTTCAGCTTCAGCAATCGTCAGTACCACCCGAGGCCAGGAGGGAGCTGCAtcatcacacagcagcagcagccagcggCCCTTTAGTAGACCTACAGCAG ACTCTTCTGTTGCAGGGGGGAGAGTAGTGAGGTCAGCCCGTGGTGTGCCCATGGGAGGGTGGGCAGAGGAGGGTCAGGCAGCACCGCGACATCCTGAGCCACTACCAGAGGAGGGCTCAGAGGACGATATGCCTCCTCACATACACAAG GTTACATAA